The Polaribacter sp. HaHaR_3_91 genomic sequence ATAGCGATATCCGAATAACCTGAGAAATCCCCATAAATTTGAAAAGCGAAATAGATGGCGCCTAATATTAATGTTAAACTAGATTGATGTTGATAATCTCCAAAAATTTCATTAGCATACATTGCACAGTTGTCTGCTATTACTATTTTTTTGAATAGTCCCCACAAAATGAGTTTCATTCCAGAAGCTGCTAAATCATAATTAAATGATCTTTTTTGGTAGAACTGAGGTAGTAGATTGGTGGCTCTTTCTATTGGTCCTGCCACGAGTTGTGGGAAAAAAGATACAAAGCTAGCAAAAGCAATAAAATCTTTTGTTGGTTTTAATTTTTTACGATATACATCAATTGAATAACTTAATGTTTGAAAAGTGTAAAAAGAAATACCGACAGGTAATATAACTTGTAAAGAACTTTTATGCATTGTAACACCAAAGCTAGACCATGCATCTACCCAATTGTCAATAAAAAAGTTGAAGTATTTAAAAAAGCCCAGTAAACCTAAATTAAATGCTAAACTTAACCACAAGAGAAGCTTCCTTTTTTGTTGGTTATTTGTTTTGTCTAATCTTACACCAATACTATAATCAACTAAAGTACTTAGTAATATTAAAGATAAAAACCTCCAATCCCACCAGCCATAAAAAATGTAGCTAGCTACTAATATTAATAAATTTTGTACTTTTAATTTTTTTAAGACAAACCAATATAGTGTAAAAACAGTAGGTAAAAAGAGTAAAAACTCTAATGAATTAAATAGCATAAGATAGCAGACCTTTATTGCAAAAGTACATTTTTATTATTTTTGTTCTCTTTTTATTTGTTGTAAAGTTTTATTGGTGTTGATGAATTCTGTAATTACTTTATAACGAGTAATGTCTATATCATCTTCAAAATAGCTTGCCCATTTTGTTTCTTTTAATAAAATGGAAATTTGTTTTATTTTTTGTTGTGCTTCATTTAATGTAATAAGAAGATTGTTGGTTTCTTCTTTTTTAGGTTGAATGTTAGCTG encodes the following:
- a CDS encoding MBOAT family protein, encoding MLFNSLEFLLFLPTVFTLYWFVLKKLKVQNLLILVASYIFYGWWDWRFLSLILLSTLVDYSIGVRLDKTNNQQKRKLLLWLSLAFNLGLLGFFKYFNFFIDNWVDAWSSFGVTMHKSSLQVILPVGISFYTFQTLSYSIDVYRKKLKPTKDFIAFASFVSFFPQLVAGPIERATNLLPQFYQKRSFNYDLAASGMKLILWGLFKKIVIADNCAMYANEIFGDYQHQSSLTLILGAIYFAFQIYGDFSGYSDIAIGTSRLFGFNLMRNFNYPYFSRDIAEFWRRWHISLSTWFRDYLYIPLGGSKGNKFKQIRNVFIIFLVSGFWHGANWTFIFWGGLNALFFLPLLLTNKNRKNTGIVAQEKYLPSIKEFLQMLTTFILVTFAWIFFRAETVTTAIDYITRIFYNTVQTNSSIEKFNFIILLFILLEWFSRKTETLKIKNKVLRYAFYFIIVQSILFYTVSNKVVDFIYFQF